From the uncultured Fretibacterium sp. genome, one window contains:
- the gcvPA gene encoding aminomethyl-transferring glycine dehydrogenase subunit GcvPA, protein MSRKQFVHPYIPNSEPGIKREMLDAIGMKSVEGIYKEIPDRLRFKGRMDLPDPIISEYSLQRHVEGLLAKNRNAKDNVCFLGGGTWNHYVPAVVETIMERDEFLTCYVGEAYTDHGKFQTLFESSSMIGDLTGFEACCTPTYDWANAIAIACRMAKRTTGREEILVAGNMAPDRLSVVKNYCKPEMKVVKVAYHKETGMMDMTDLKSKLSDRVACVYFENPIYLGALEEQAADIVKAAHGAGALAMVGVDPTSLGVLEAPGAYGADYAVGDLQPLGLHMMYGGGVGGFIATKDEKEFLGEYPALLFGICKTQKEGEYGFGEVYYERTSYASREKGKDFIGTTTALHGMAAAVYMALMGPQGFQELGEGILQRVEYAKAGLAKIKGIKIPLKGYSYCDFMVDFNGTGKTVKEINKALLEHRILGGKDISGEFSEYGQSALYSVTEVHTQEDLHALFDALKKICA, encoded by the coding sequence ATGAGCAGAAAACAATTTGTCCATCCGTATATCCCGAATTCCGAGCCTGGAATAAAGAGGGAGATGCTTGACGCGATTGGGATGAAAAGCGTCGAGGGAATCTATAAGGAGATCCCGGATCGGCTCCGTTTTAAGGGGCGAATGGACCTGCCGGACCCTATCATCTCCGAGTACAGCCTTCAGCGTCATGTGGAGGGGCTTCTGGCCAAGAACAGGAATGCCAAGGATAACGTTTGTTTCCTCGGAGGAGGTACGTGGAATCACTATGTTCCTGCGGTCGTCGAAACGATTATGGAGCGGGATGAATTCCTGACCTGTTACGTGGGGGAAGCGTATACGGATCACGGAAAATTTCAGACTCTGTTTGAAAGCAGCTCCATGATTGGTGATTTGACGGGCTTTGAAGCCTGCTGCACGCCTACCTACGACTGGGCAAACGCGATCGCAATTGCCTGCAGGATGGCGAAGCGTACAACGGGCAGGGAGGAAATCCTGGTTGCCGGCAATATGGCTCCCGATAGGCTGTCGGTGGTGAAGAATTATTGCAAGCCCGAGATGAAGGTCGTCAAGGTCGCCTATCACAAGGAGACCGGGATGATGGATATGACGGATCTGAAGTCGAAGCTCTCCGATCGGGTCGCCTGCGTTTATTTCGAGAATCCCATCTATCTTGGCGCCTTGGAAGAGCAGGCCGCCGATATCGTCAAGGCGGCGCACGGTGCCGGAGCTCTTGCGATGGTCGGCGTGGACCCCACCAGCCTTGGGGTGTTGGAAGCTCCGGGCGCGTATGGCGCGGATTATGCTGTCGGCGACCTCCAGCCTCTGGGGCTGCACATGATGTATGGGGGGGGCGTCGGTGGATTCATCGCGACGAAGGACGAGAAGGAATTCCTCGGAGAATATCCTGCCCTTCTGTTTGGGATCTGCAAGACGCAGAAGGAAGGGGAGTACGGTTTCGGCGAGGTCTACTACGAAAGGACCTCTTACGCCTCCCGGGAAAAGGGAAAGGACTTCATCGGAACCACGACGGCTTTGCATGGAATGGCGGCAGCGGTCTATATGGCTCTCATGGGACCGCAGGGATTCCAGGAACTGGGCGAGGGGATTCTGCAGCGGGTCGAGTACGCCAAGGCGGGGCTTGCCAAGATCAAAGGAATCAAGATCCCCCTCAAAGGATACAGTTACTGCGATTTTATGGTCGACTTCAACGGGACGGGAAAGACCGTGAAGGAGATCAACAAGGCTCTGCTGGAGCATCGAATCCTGGGCGGAAAGGATATCAGCGGAGAATTTTCCGAGTATGGGCAAAGTGCCCTTTACAGCGTGACGGAAGTTCATACGCAGGAGGATTTGCACGCGCTGTTCGATGCACTGAAGAAGATTTGCGCGTAG
- the gcvPB gene encoding aminomethyl-transferring glycine dehydrogenase subunit GcvPB: MAKVNVRKDFHQARWNEPIIYELSTPGLRGIIPPLVEDGIVKETGDVVSKLPVGLRRKSSLDLPEVPQKHVLAHYIHLSQETMGSNLSNDMSEGTCTMKYNPRLCESLTFNPGFADIHPDQDPDTVQGMLQIYYDFEKVVKEVSGLDKFSLQPGGGNHAVYTAASVVRAYHESRGELAQRNEIITTIFSHPCDAACPATAGFKVITIYPDEQGMPDYEAIKAAANEHTAAIFMTNPEDIGIYNIHADKIVEAIHAVGGLCFYDQANANAFLGIARAREAGFDMCHFNVHKTFGTPHGGEGPASGAFGVRDYLAKFLPVPTVEFDGSKYYLDYDKPESIGRVREYIGQSAVILKAYAWSRMMGPDGLKECAEVSVINNNYMLKMMEKIPGVTHAFQGNGIVRQEQIRYSFEELKKKYDIGSEDMNCRMGDYGIPWFWSSHHPWVIPEPMTIEPCESYTKEDIEEYCKVVEICAKEAMENPSLLKNAPHNTAMHRRINEEELDDPSKWAITWRAYKRKHNIK, encoded by the coding sequence ATGGCTAAGGTGAACGTCAGAAAAGATTTTCATCAGGCAAGATGGAATGAGCCGATTATTTACGAACTCTCCACCCCGGGCCTGCGGGGAATCATTCCGCCGCTTGTCGAGGACGGAATCGTGAAGGAAACGGGGGATGTCGTTTCGAAGCTGCCGGTCGGCCTGAGAAGGAAAAGCTCCCTGGACTTGCCGGAGGTTCCGCAAAAGCATGTGCTTGCCCATTACATTCACCTTTCGCAGGAAACGATGGGCTCGAACCTCTCTAACGATATGTCCGAGGGTACCTGTACCATGAAATACAACCCGCGCCTTTGCGAGTCCCTGACCTTCAACCCCGGCTTCGCGGATATTCACCCCGACCAGGACCCGGATACGGTCCAGGGTATGTTGCAGATATACTACGACTTCGAAAAGGTGGTCAAAGAGGTTTCCGGACTGGATAAATTTTCTCTGCAGCCGGGCGGCGGCAACCATGCCGTGTATACGGCGGCCTCCGTCGTGCGGGCTTACCATGAATCCCGCGGCGAATTGGCACAAAGAAACGAGATCATCACGACGATCTTTTCGCATCCCTGTGACGCCGCCTGCCCCGCGACGGCGGGATTCAAGGTCATAACCATTTATCCGGATGAGCAGGGCATGCCGGACTACGAGGCGATCAAGGCCGCTGCAAACGAGCATACGGCCGCGATCTTTATGACCAATCCGGAGGATATCGGAATCTACAATATCCATGCCGATAAGATCGTAGAGGCAATTCATGCGGTTGGAGGCCTGTGCTTCTACGACCAGGCCAACGCCAATGCGTTTTTGGGCATAGCGAGGGCGAGGGAAGCCGGATTCGACATGTGCCACTTCAACGTTCATAAGACTTTCGGAACTCCTCATGGAGGCGAAGGTCCGGCCAGCGGCGCTTTCGGAGTACGCGACTACCTTGCGAAGTTCCTGCCGGTCCCGACCGTAGAGTTCGACGGCAGTAAATACTATCTCGATTACGACAAGCCGGAGAGCATCGGGAGGGTCCGCGAATATATCGGTCAGTCGGCGGTCATCCTGAAAGCCTATGCTTGGAGCCGCATGATGGGGCCGGACGGCTTGAAGGAATGCGCCGAAGTATCGGTCATCAACAATAACTATATGCTGAAGATGATGGAAAAGATTCCGGGCGTGACCCATGCGTTCCAAGGCAACGGAATCGTCCGTCAGGAGCAGATCCGCTACAGCTTCGAGGAACTGAAGAAGAAATACGACATCGGATCCGAGGACATGAACTGCAGGATGGGGGATTACGGCATTCCGTGGTTCTGGTCCAGCCACCATCCGTGGGTCATTCCGGAGCCCATGACAATCGAGCCGTGTGAGTCCTACACAAAGGAGGATATCGAGGAGTACTGCAAGGTGGTGGAGATCTGCGCCAAAGAGGCGATGGAGAATCCTTCTTTGCTTAAGAACGCTCCTCATAATACGGCAATGCATCGGAGGATCAACGAGGAGGAACTTGATGATCCCAGCAAGTGGGCGATCACCTGGAGGGCCTATAAACGTAAACACAACATCAAGTGA
- a CDS encoding ATP-NAD kinase family protein: MIPASGRSPGGPINVNTTSSDRATGMFRGRGYSPRPDSQWGRNIVSGGLSNMKKLGFIVNPVAGIGGKVGLKGSDGEATLKRALELGAVAESGKKALVAMRALKEAAGALDIYTYPGEMGADICREAGLDCTVLGRIEQGHTTPEDTIRAARMLRDAKLDLILFAGGDGTARDIMDAVGTTIPVLGIPTGCKIHSGVYAVNPRMAGMLMGQYALGKVRETREAEVMDIDEDLFRQGIVQARLYGYLQVPNESKMVQNLKSGRGFSESASVELLSNYIADTWEDDTLYIVGTGSTIAAIMKRLGLQNTLLGVDLVYGGAVIASDCTEREILRTMENYDKVRILVTVIGGQGYIFGRGNQQISASIIKKVGRENIIVAASKNKMLSLFGKSLYVDTGDEEVNQALAGYIRVIVGYGESVMAKVSA, encoded by the coding sequence ATGATCCCAGCAAGTGGGCGATCACCTGGAGGGCCTATAAACGTAAACACAACATCAAGTGATCGTGCAACAGGAATGTTTCGAGGCCGGGGATACTCTCCCCGGCCTGATTCTCAATGGGGTCGGAATATCGTGTCTGGGGGCCTGTCAAATATGAAGAAGCTGGGGTTTATCGTCAATCCGGTGGCGGGTATCGGGGGCAAGGTGGGATTGAAAGGCTCCGATGGCGAGGCTACCTTGAAAAGGGCGTTGGAATTGGGAGCAGTGGCAGAGAGCGGGAAAAAAGCGCTGGTGGCCATGAGGGCATTGAAAGAGGCGGCGGGGGCCCTGGATATTTATACGTATCCCGGAGAGATGGGAGCGGATATATGCAGGGAGGCGGGGCTGGACTGTACCGTCTTGGGAAGGATAGAGCAGGGGCACACTACCCCGGAGGATACGATTCGTGCCGCCAGGATGCTTCGGGACGCAAAACTCGATTTGATACTATTCGCGGGCGGGGACGGCACAGCCAGAGATATTATGGATGCGGTGGGCACGACGATACCGGTGCTGGGGATACCGACGGGCTGTAAGATCCATTCCGGAGTCTACGCCGTGAATCCTCGGATGGCAGGGATGCTGATGGGGCAATATGCGCTTGGAAAGGTGCGGGAGACCCGAGAGGCGGAGGTTATGGATATCGACGAGGACCTTTTTCGCCAGGGTATCGTGCAGGCCCGTCTATATGGATATCTTCAGGTCCCGAACGAATCAAAGATGGTGCAAAACCTGAAGAGCGGACGGGGGTTCAGCGAAAGTGCATCCGTGGAGCTCCTCTCCAACTATATTGCAGATACGTGGGAAGATGACACTTTGTATATCGTAGGAACGGGATCGACCATCGCCGCCATTATGAAGAGACTTGGTCTTCAGAATACCTTATTGGGCGTTGACCTGGTATATGGCGGCGCCGTCATCGCTTCCGACTGCACCGAGCGGGAAATCCTCCGGACCATGGAGAACTATGACAAGGTGAGAATTCTCGTGACGGTCATCGGGGGACAGGGCTATATATTCGGACGCGGAAATCAGCAGATCAGCGCTTCCATCATCAAAAAAGTTGGGAGGGAGAACATTATTGTCGCTGCATCGAAAAATAAGATGCTCTCCCTCTTCGGAAAATCGCTGTACGTCGATACCGGGGACGAGGAGGTGAATCAGGCCCTGGCAGGGTACATTCGGGTCATTGTCGGTTATGGGGAATCCGTCATGGCCAAAGTGTCCGCCTGA
- a CDS encoding ABC-F family ATP-binding cassette domain-containing protein: protein MAFGEKVVFDDVGCLIGDRARMGLVGNNGAGKTTLLRVLTGEIEPDGGRVERSRGLRVGYLPQDLVELEPVPVLDLLKERVGLAGLEARLRTVELALSRTDEGTRDLGGLLDEHSRLERHFEHLGGFGFEAAALKVLRGLGFAQEDGARKCSEFSGGWKMRIAMAALLLSAPDVLLLDEPTNHLDTESMEWLEGWLRGHKGAVVAVSHDRRFLENMAEQIVELEHGRLTLYPCGYDRYLLEKQWARERLERTAEERRRRVEETLRFVDRFRYKSSKAAQVQSRLKRLEKMEPIVLDGPDKEVRFRIPEAPDSGWEVLSARGLSREYDGKRVFDGLDFSINRGERVALVGVNGAGKSTLLRLLSRTEEPTTGAVRLGHNVRAAFYSQESAQNVDYSHTIWEEARSAPSVLNDVGRRSLLGAFLFSGEDIHKRVSVLSGGEKARLALFKLMLAETNLLILDEPTNHLDRSTRELVQNALLQYRGTLLIVSHDRHFLDALAERVLEIRGGRLYDYPGNYSWFLEKREEMERRDGGPEPDGALRVADAREARRRVAAERERAERERREIRRELTPLEKRIEGMESRRDAIDSDLSDPAVLADSARIRELMVERSALSDELSEAYDQWESLSLRLESIAISG from the coding sequence CTGGCCTTCGGGGAGAAGGTCGTCTTCGACGATGTCGGCTGCCTGATAGGGGATCGGGCCCGGATGGGGCTCGTTGGCAACAACGGGGCGGGGAAGACGACGCTGCTGCGCGTCCTGACGGGGGAGATCGAGCCGGACGGAGGACGCGTCGAGCGTTCCAGGGGGCTGAGGGTCGGCTACCTGCCCCAGGACCTCGTGGAGCTGGAGCCCGTTCCGGTCCTGGACCTTCTGAAGGAACGCGTGGGGCTCGCGGGGCTGGAGGCGCGCCTGCGCACGGTGGAGCTCGCCCTGTCCCGGACGGACGAGGGGACGCGGGACCTCGGCGGACTGCTGGACGAACACTCCCGTCTGGAACGGCATTTCGAGCACCTGGGGGGCTTCGGCTTCGAGGCGGCGGCGTTGAAGGTGCTGCGCGGCCTGGGGTTTGCGCAGGAGGATGGGGCGCGGAAGTGCTCGGAGTTCTCCGGCGGATGGAAGATGCGCATCGCCATGGCGGCCCTGCTGCTCTCCGCCCCCGACGTGCTGCTGCTGGACGAGCCGACGAACCACCTGGATACCGAGAGCATGGAATGGCTCGAGGGATGGCTGCGCGGCCATAAGGGGGCCGTCGTCGCCGTGTCGCACGACCGCCGTTTTCTGGAGAACATGGCCGAGCAGATAGTGGAGCTCGAGCACGGCCGCCTGACGCTCTACCCCTGCGGCTACGATCGCTATCTGCTGGAGAAGCAATGGGCCCGGGAGCGGCTGGAGCGCACGGCCGAGGAGCGGAGACGCCGCGTGGAGGAGACCCTGCGTTTCGTCGACCGCTTCCGCTACAAATCGTCCAAGGCGGCCCAGGTACAGAGTCGCCTGAAGCGGCTCGAGAAGATGGAGCCCATCGTGCTGGACGGCCCCGACAAGGAGGTCCGGTTCCGCATCCCCGAGGCCCCGGACAGCGGCTGGGAGGTCCTGAGCGCCCGCGGCCTCTCCAGGGAGTACGACGGAAAACGGGTCTTCGACGGGCTCGATTTCTCCATCAACCGCGGGGAGCGCGTCGCCCTGGTGGGCGTCAACGGGGCGGGGAAGTCCACCCTGCTGCGCCTCCTGAGCAGGACCGAGGAGCCGACCACCGGGGCCGTGCGGCTGGGGCACAACGTCAGGGCAGCCTTCTACTCTCAGGAGAGCGCGCAGAACGTGGATTATTCCCATACGATATGGGAGGAGGCCCGATCGGCGCCCTCTGTCCTGAACGACGTCGGCCGCCGCAGCCTGCTGGGCGCGTTCCTGTTCTCCGGGGAGGACATCCATAAGCGCGTGTCCGTCCTGTCGGGAGGGGAGAAGGCGCGTCTGGCCCTTTTCAAGCTCATGCTGGCCGAGACCAACCTCCTGATCCTGGACGAGCCGACGAACCACCTTGACCGGAGCACCCGGGAACTGGTACAGAACGCCCTGCTCCAGTACCGGGGGACGCTTCTCATCGTCTCCCACGACCGCCATTTTCTGGACGCCCTGGCGGAGCGGGTCCTCGAGATTCGCGGCGGGCGGCTCTACGACTATCCCGGCAACTATTCCTGGTTCCTGGAGAAGCGGGAGGAGATGGAGCGCCGGGACGGGGGCCCCGAACCCGACGGGGCGCTCCGGGTCGCGGACGCCCGCGAGGCCCGCAGGCGGGTGGCCGCGGAGCGGGAGCGGGCCGAACGGGAGCGGCGCGAGATCCGCAGGGAGCTGACGCCCCTGGAAAAGCGGATCGAGGGTATGGAGTCCCGCAGGGATGCGATCGACTCGGACCTGAGCGATCCTGCGGTGCTCGCCGACTCGGCGCGGATTCGGGAGCTCATGGTGGAGCGCAGCGCGCTCTCGGACGAGCTCTCGGAGGCCTACGACCAGTGGGAATCTCTTTCCCTGCGCCTCGAGAGCATTGCGATTTCGGGATAA
- a CDS encoding HD domain-containing phosphohydrolase produces MADSVFDLDFEKIAGEKLLQILGERTPTSIALLDRDYNVHYVNDRLASTLAFSKDEILTKRCFELTGKTEPCPGCMMARVFQSGMKAVSMKRQTRKDGSAVMLEIHDIPVKREGRVERVIEFLVDKTRIREYRDRLEQDFMALTDMLTQILDSKDTYTARHSRCVRDVSLALARKLEMPKEQEFRMEVAGMLHDIGKVGVPWAILNKPGRLTDEEFGVIRTHPARGAEMVARFIRFRDIGPIIRAHHERYDGKGYPDGLKGEEIPWEGRIIAAADCFHAMASRRSYKEPRDREFIKEEFRKGAGTHFDPQVAQAMLELLETKELSEIGG; encoded by the coding sequence ATGGCTGATTCTGTGTTCGATCTCGATTTCGAGAAGATTGCCGGCGAGAAGCTGCTGCAGATCCTGGGTGAACGGACCCCCACGAGCATCGCGCTTCTGGATCGGGACTACAACGTGCATTACGTCAATGATCGGCTGGCCAGTACCCTGGCCTTTTCCAAGGACGAGATCCTGACCAAACGATGTTTCGAGCTGACGGGCAAGACCGAACCCTGTCCGGGGTGCATGATGGCCAGGGTGTTTCAGTCCGGGATGAAGGCCGTCTCGATGAAGCGGCAGACCCGAAAGGACGGCTCCGCCGTCATGCTGGAGATCCACGATATTCCCGTGAAACGGGAGGGACGGGTCGAACGGGTGATCGAGTTTCTGGTGGACAAGACCCGTATCCGGGAGTATCGGGATCGTCTGGAACAGGACTTCATGGCCCTGACCGATATGCTGACCCAGATCCTGGACTCCAAGGATACCTACACGGCGCGGCACTCCCGTTGTGTGCGCGACGTCAGCCTGGCTCTGGCGCGGAAACTGGAGATGCCCAAGGAGCAGGAGTTCCGGATGGAGGTCGCGGGGATGCTCCACGATATCGGGAAGGTGGGCGTTCCCTGGGCTATCCTCAACAAGCCCGGCCGTCTGACGGACGAGGAGTTCGGGGTGATCCGGACGCATCCGGCCCGAGGGGCGGAGATGGTCGCCCGGTTCATCCGTTTTCGTGATATCGGTCCCATCATCCGTGCCCATCACGAACGCTACGACGGAAAGGGCTACCCGGATGGATTGAAGGGGGAGGAGATCCCCTGGGAGGGGCGCATCATCGCGGCTGCCGACTGTTTTCACGCCATGGCCTCCCGGCGTTCCTACAAGGAGCCCAGGGACCGCGAGTTCATCAAAGAGGAGTTTCGCAAAGGGGCCGGGACCCACTTCGATCCCCAAGTGGCCCAGGCCATGCTGGAGCTGCTGGAGACGAAAGAGTTGTCGGAGATCGGAGGCTGA
- the hypA gene encoding hydrogenase maturation nickel metallochaperone HypA: MVYQMHELSLTESVNNAILNLCERSGWRRVRRIVLKVGGMRKVNPELMSFAFSVVSKGTVTEGANLSILSMPIVFRCRACGKVADSESTAFLCPKCGSPDVELLSGLELSIDSMEVEAGNEPEA; this comes from the coding sequence GTGGTGTACCAGATGCACGAGCTGTCCCTGACGGAATCCGTAAACAACGCGATCCTGAACCTCTGCGAGCGTTCGGGCTGGAGGCGCGTCCGCCGGATCGTGCTGAAGGTCGGGGGGATGAGGAAGGTCAACCCCGAGCTGATGTCCTTTGCCTTCTCCGTGGTCTCGAAGGGGACCGTCACCGAGGGGGCGAACCTGTCGATCCTCTCCATGCCCATCGTCTTCCGCTGCAGGGCCTGCGGAAAGGTCGCCGACAGCGAGAGCACGGCCTTCCTCTGCCCCAAATGCGGAAGCCCGGACGTGGAACTTCTGTCCGGCCTGGAGCTCTCCATCGACTCCATGGAGGTGGAGGCGGGGAACGAGCCCGAGGCGTAG
- a CDS encoding 3'-5' exonuclease, which translates to MSDKGILDRLSPRQREAVTYIDGPLLILAGAGSGKTRVLTHKIAWLLAEGLAKPWEITAVTFTNKAAGEMRERVSALVPSGAGDVRVSTFHAFGLKFLFRNREAAEAVAGVKPGFAVFDRGDSRALVKQILEGMGVNTRDVEPASVLDAISRDRAAWTPGSRESILEGLYLDAARAYRRELRSRGAVDFDDLMIVPLQVLAGDEEVRRRERERIRWLLVDEYQDVNRPQYLLLRYLTGPECRLNVVGDPDQSIYGWRGADIGMILNFERDFTGGEGQKEARTIILDENYRSTGNILGASNALIRNNSARREKDLRTARGAGEKVYTLLANSDLQEAGFITAEIGRLKLGHGYGYGDMAILYRQNAMSRLYEQKLLEAGIPYRIVRGTAFYERREVRDVLAFLKLAVNPDDRTSFERVAAFAVKGMGPKKREEWAEWQASGVVPASPAADFWRAVGEGAFPVRGQVGGAVALFGRQMSGLLRAAERGVGAAVDHVLSNMGYEELLREKSPEDWEDRIENVMELRSVVPEGDLAEALAEAALFTDADTQDPDDRRSVGLLTLHAAKGLEFPVVFLVGLEEDVFPSSRAKDDPAQMEEERRLCYVGMTRAEERLYLTAARSRRLYGTTLDKGFSRFLFEIPDTFKNLDDRGGEERRGAWDGYGGGRRSYGGYNGSGGYRGRRGW; encoded by the coding sequence ATGTCGGATAAAGGCATTCTGGACCGCCTCTCGCCCAGGCAGAGGGAGGCCGTGACGTACATAGACGGGCCGCTCCTGATCCTGGCCGGGGCGGGGAGCGGAAAGACGCGGGTCCTGACGCACAAGATCGCGTGGCTCCTGGCGGAGGGCCTGGCGAAACCGTGGGAGATCACGGCCGTGACCTTCACCAACAAGGCGGCCGGGGAGATGCGCGAACGCGTCTCGGCACTCGTCCCCTCGGGGGCCGGGGATGTGCGCGTCAGTACCTTTCACGCCTTCGGCCTGAAGTTCCTCTTCCGGAACCGCGAGGCCGCGGAGGCTGTCGCGGGTGTGAAGCCGGGCTTCGCCGTCTTCGACCGCGGGGACAGCCGCGCGCTGGTCAAACAGATCCTGGAGGGGATGGGGGTGAACACCAGGGACGTCGAGCCCGCCTCGGTCCTGGACGCCATATCCCGGGACCGGGCGGCCTGGACCCCCGGCAGCCGGGAGTCCATCCTGGAGGGGCTCTACCTGGACGCCGCCCGGGCGTACCGCAGGGAGCTGCGGTCCCGCGGCGCCGTGGACTTCGACGACCTGATGATCGTCCCCCTGCAGGTCCTCGCCGGGGACGAGGAGGTGCGGCGGAGGGAGCGCGAGCGGATTCGCTGGCTGCTCGTGGACGAGTACCAGGACGTCAACCGTCCCCAGTACCTGCTGCTCCGCTACCTCACGGGGCCGGAGTGCCGCCTGAACGTAGTGGGCGACCCGGACCAGTCCATCTACGGCTGGCGCGGGGCGGACATCGGGATGATCCTGAACTTCGAACGGGACTTCACGGGAGGGGAGGGGCAGAAGGAGGCCCGCACCATCATCCTGGACGAGAACTACCGTTCGACCGGAAACATCCTGGGGGCGTCGAACGCCCTGATCCGCAACAACTCCGCGCGCAGGGAGAAGGATCTCAGGACCGCCCGGGGGGCGGGCGAGAAGGTCTACACCCTGCTCGCGAACAGCGACCTTCAGGAGGCCGGCTTCATCACCGCGGAGATCGGGCGTCTCAAGTTGGGCCACGGCTACGGCTACGGTGACATGGCCATCCTGTACCGCCAGAACGCCATGAGCCGCCTCTACGAACAGAAGCTCCTGGAGGCGGGCATCCCCTACAGGATCGTCCGGGGGACGGCGTTCTACGAGCGCAGGGAGGTGCGGGACGTCCTGGCGTTTCTGAAGCTGGCCGTGAACCCGGATGACCGCACCTCTTTCGAGCGCGTGGCCGCCTTTGCGGTCAAGGGCATGGGGCCGAAGAAGAGGGAGGAATGGGCCGAGTGGCAGGCCTCCGGCGTCGTGCCCGCCTCGCCGGCCGCGGATTTCTGGCGCGCCGTGGGGGAGGGGGCCTTTCCGGTGAGGGGACAGGTCGGGGGGGCGGTCGCCCTCTTCGGCAGGCAGATGTCGGGGCTTCTGAGGGCTGCGGAGCGCGGGGTGGGGGCCGCCGTCGACCACGTGCTCTCGAACATGGGCTACGAGGAACTGCTGAGGGAGAAGAGCCCCGAGGACTGGGAGGACCGCATCGAGAACGTCATGGAGCTGCGGTCCGTCGTCCCCGAGGGGGACCTGGCGGAGGCGTTGGCGGAGGCGGCACTCTTCACGGACGCGGACACCCAGGACCCCGACGACCGGCGCTCCGTCGGCCTGCTGACGCTGCACGCGGCCAAGGGGCTGGAGTTCCCCGTGGTGTTCCTGGTCGGGCTCGAGGAGGACGTCTTCCCGAGCTCGCGCGCGAAGGACGATCCCGCGCAGATGGAGGAGGAACGCCGGCTCTGCTACGTCGGCATGACGCGTGCCGAGGAGCGGCTCTACCTGACGGCGGCCCGCAGCCGGCGGCTCTACGGCACGACGCTCGACAAGGGGTTCTCGCGCTTCCTCTTCGAGATCCCCGATACGTTCAAGAACCTGGACGACCGGGGCGGCGAGGAACGCCGGGGGGCCTGGGACGGGTATGGAGGGGGAAGGCGGAGCTATGGCGGCTATAACGGCAGTGGCGGTTACCGGGGACGTCGGGGCTGGTAA